One window of Robiginitalea biformata HTCC2501 genomic DNA carries:
- a CDS encoding solute:sodium symporter family transporter, whose translation MVGILSFVGFTLLVAVISYLATRKTNESTSDGYFLGGRSLTAGVIAGSLLLTNLSTEQIVGLNGSAYLDGLSVMAWETLAAITMVITAVFLLPRYLKGGLTTVPGFLAKRFDITTKTITSGLFLTGYVVVLLPVILYSGSVAISGMFNVAGLLDVSEPTARIICIWGIGIIGSIYAVFGGLKAVAVSDSINAIGLLIGGVLIPVFGLMAIGDGSVMTGLDNLIDSSPERFDSTGEHYQEVPFSTIFTGMMLVQLFYWGTNQQIIQRALGAKNLAEGQKGLLLASFIKILGPIILVLPGMIAYYYFEGNLASSNDAYPELVRAVLPGPLVGFFAAVLFGAILSSFNSVLNSSVTLFGIDIYKQHINKEASEATTVKYGKIFGIVLALAAMLVAPVIEKAGSIFDYLQEVNGIYNIPILTIIVVGYLTQRVPAIAAKIAIFLGSGLYILSQFIIGPGMVEAALEAARESGITDVTALRKVEAEAYPHYLHIMAILFLLNVGIMLLIGKLRPKAEPYVLEYTNQVEITPYRYVKQVGLAVVVIVILIYIAFAK comes from the coding sequence ATGGTCGGAATACTTTCCTTTGTGGGATTCACGCTGCTTGTAGCGGTAATCTCCTATCTCGCCACGCGTAAAACCAATGAATCCACCTCGGATGGGTACTTCCTGGGGGGGCGCAGCCTGACGGCCGGCGTCATTGCGGGGTCCCTGTTGCTCACCAACCTGTCTACCGAACAAATCGTCGGGTTGAACGGCAGCGCCTACCTCGACGGGCTATCCGTTATGGCCTGGGAGACCCTCGCGGCCATTACCATGGTGATTACCGCCGTATTCCTGTTGCCGCGCTATTTGAAAGGCGGTTTGACCACAGTGCCCGGCTTCCTCGCCAAGCGATTCGACATCACAACTAAAACCATAACCTCCGGGCTCTTTCTCACCGGCTATGTGGTAGTACTCCTGCCGGTGATCCTGTATTCCGGTTCGGTGGCCATCAGCGGCATGTTTAATGTGGCCGGACTCCTGGACGTTTCAGAGCCTACAGCCCGGATTATCTGTATCTGGGGCATCGGGATTATCGGGTCCATCTATGCGGTTTTCGGAGGGTTAAAGGCAGTGGCTGTTTCCGATAGTATCAACGCCATCGGCCTGCTGATCGGCGGTGTGCTGATCCCGGTTTTCGGCCTGATGGCCATTGGGGACGGCAGCGTCATGACCGGACTGGACAACCTGATCGACAGCAGTCCGGAACGCTTCGACTCCACAGGGGAACACTACCAGGAAGTCCCGTTCAGCACCATCTTTACAGGGATGATGCTCGTGCAGCTGTTCTATTGGGGGACCAACCAGCAGATCATCCAGCGCGCCCTCGGGGCCAAAAACCTGGCCGAAGGGCAGAAGGGGCTGCTATTGGCCTCATTTATCAAAATCCTCGGGCCGATTATCCTGGTCCTTCCGGGAATGATCGCCTATTATTATTTCGAAGGCAACCTGGCCTCCAGTAACGACGCCTACCCGGAACTGGTTCGGGCCGTATTGCCCGGCCCGCTCGTCGGTTTCTTTGCGGCCGTACTCTTCGGGGCCATCCTGAGTTCCTTCAACAGTGTGCTCAACTCCTCGGTAACTCTCTTCGGCATCGACATTTACAAGCAACACATCAACAAAGAGGCTTCAGAGGCCACTACGGTGAAGTACGGGAAGATCTTCGGGATTGTGCTGGCCCTGGCCGCCATGCTGGTGGCCCCGGTTATCGAAAAGGCCGGCAGTATCTTTGATTACCTGCAGGAAGTGAACGGGATATACAACATCCCGATCCTGACCATTATCGTCGTGGGGTACCTCACCCAACGCGTACCGGCCATTGCGGCTAAAATCGCCATCTTCCTCGGGTCCGGTCTCTATATCCTGAGCCAGTTCATCATCGGCCCCGGCATGGTGGAAGCTGCCCTCGAGGCGGCCCGGGAATCCGGGATCACGGATGTGACGGCCCTTCGCAAGGTAGAGGCAGAAGCCTATCCGCATTACCTGCATATCATGGCCATCCTCTTCCTGCTGAATGTGGGGATCATGCTGCTGATCGGGAAATTGCGGCCCAAAGCCGAACCCTATGTCCTGGAATATACCAACCAGGTGGAGATTACCCCTTACCGGTATGTGAAGCAGGTCGGGCTTGCGGTGGTCGTTATCGTCATCCTGATCTATATCGCCTTTGCCAAGTAG
- a CDS encoding NHL repeat-containing protein yields the protein MAQLGSKSFRQSLILITALLGYSCTQYGQLEYVCRLPGPINEASGMITYDGKTVWIVEDSSNPDKIREVDSTGNLVREFKVDHARNTDWEAMTRDSLDRVYIGDFGNNQNYRDDLVIYRLPDPRSEPGDKIDAEAIRFTYPDQKKFPPKKKGRFFDAEALFHQGGHLYIVTKNRAVPFNGMATVYRVPDQPGEYEAEIFARIPICDDRRACQVTDAALSPSGNRLVLLGYGYLWVYENFARTGFEEPPRKISLRTNTQLEGICFVTETLVYLADERSVGRGGNLYSFPLPIPRDAED from the coding sequence ATGGCCCAACTCGGCAGCAAATCGTTTCGTCAATCCCTGATTTTAATCACCGCCCTCCTGGGATATAGCTGTACGCAATACGGACAGCTGGAATACGTTTGCCGGTTGCCGGGCCCTATAAACGAGGCCTCCGGCATGATCACCTATGACGGGAAAACAGTCTGGATTGTCGAGGATAGCAGCAACCCGGATAAGATCCGGGAGGTGGATTCCACCGGCAACCTGGTCCGCGAGTTCAAAGTGGACCATGCCCGCAATACGGACTGGGAGGCCATGACCCGCGATTCGTTGGACCGGGTCTATATCGGCGACTTCGGAAACAACCAGAACTACCGGGACGACCTGGTGATTTACCGCCTGCCCGACCCCCGGTCGGAGCCCGGCGACAAGATCGACGCGGAGGCCATCCGTTTTACCTATCCCGACCAGAAAAAATTCCCGCCCAAGAAGAAGGGGCGGTTCTTTGATGCCGAAGCCCTGTTCCACCAGGGGGGGCATCTCTACATCGTGACCAAAAACCGGGCGGTGCCGTTTAACGGGATGGCCACCGTCTACCGGGTACCCGACCAACCCGGCGAATACGAGGCGGAAATCTTTGCCCGGATCCCCATATGCGATGACCGGCGCGCGTGCCAGGTAACCGACGCCGCCCTTTCGCCCAGCGGAAACCGGCTGGTCTTGCTTGGGTATGGCTACCTCTGGGTCTACGAGAACTTTGCCAGGACCGGGTTTGAAGAGCCCCCCCGGAAGATCTCCCTCAGGACCAATACCCAACTGGAAGGCATTTGTTTTGTGACGGAAACCCTCGTCTACCTCGCCGATGAACGGAGCGTGGGGCGCGGGGGCAATTTATACAGTTTTCCCCTGCCGATCCCCCGGGACGCCGAGGATTAA